The following coding sequences lie in one Epinephelus lanceolatus isolate andai-2023 chromosome 24, ASM4190304v1, whole genome shotgun sequence genomic window:
- the LOC117254539 gene encoding OX-2 membrane glycoprotein-like: MAAVGEEALLNCQLMQPKDVPQVTWKKVLPDKEQNIATYSEFFGEKVNRDFRDKVEFKYAGLQNSSIVIRRVTEEDEGCYHCLFNTYPDGALTGSTCLQLYELHEPVLHVRESNSPEEAVVSCSATGRPAPTVRLTAPHYNSTSVTNTNATVTVTATAVLPRLHGNSTQAGCAVRVLSGPQIEVFTMIPEVTLSSADDVTLITVLVVVSCVCVAAAVIIFLPKRKHQNRDGTLVVMQDIQQVRRRSPPEKDRTRDQPTPPSPATRKLNFE, from the exons ATGGCAGCAGTGGGAGAAGAGGCTCTTTTAAACTGTCAGCTAATGCAACCTAAAGATGTTCCTCAAGTCACATGGAAGAAAGTTTTACCTGACAAGGAGCAGAATATCGCTACTTACTCCGAATTCTTTGGTGAGAAAGTGAATCGTGACTTTAGAGATAAAGTGGAGTTTAAATATGCTGGACTGCAGAACAGCTCCATAGTTATCAGGAGGGTGACGGAGGAAGATGAAGGATGCTATCACTGTTTGTTTAACACCTACCCTGACGGAGCACTCACTGGTTCAACCTGCCTCCAACTCTATG agctgcatGAACCCGTTCTACATGTCAGAGAATCAAACTCTCCTGAAGAGGCAGTTGTGTCCTGCTCGGCCACAGGTCGACCTGCTCCCACAGTAAGACTGACTGCCCCTCACTACAACTCTACCAGTGTCACCAACACCAACGCTACAGTCACTGTCACCGCTACAGCCGTGTTGCCtcgtctccatggcaacagcacacAGGCTGGATGTGCAGTGCGAGTGCTCTCTGGTCCTCAGATAGAGGTGTTTACCATGATTCCTGAGGTCACACTGTCGTCTGCTGATG ATGTCACTTTGATCACTGTGTTGGTCGTGgtgtcctgtgtttgtgttgccgCTGCAGTCATCATCTTCCTGCCTAAAAGAAAACATCAGAACAG GGACGGAACACTTGTAGTCATGCAGGACATCCAGCAGGTCAGACGACGGTCGCCTCCTGAGAAAGATCGGACAAGGGACCAGCCAACACCGCCATCTCCAGCAACaagaaaacttaattttgaATAA